A stretch of Thermoanaerobaculales bacterium DNA encodes these proteins:
- a CDS encoding sulfatase-like hydrolase/transferase, translated as MQETPAAHGALTLRVLVALVSLAAPAAAGPGVVEVARHEVPGELEAGVRVTVPVELLNHGGQAWDPDSGYALSYHWLDGAGAVIVWDGARTALPQPLAPGDSLRLDAVLEVPLREGRHLLQWDMVQDGVRWLAEIDPSPPLPIPVTIRAGYAFSVVRGRAPRWLRAGCEATRRLRVRNEGSVSWPAGDRFAVSFHWLDASGDPVVWDGARTPLPQAVEPGGELPLEVRLRAPQRLGSYRLQWDMVHEGVAWFSERDPSPEPLHTVMVVTSPFSSPPLWAAASLAAALLVVVIVRRGGGGWPLGLAGVADVVWCGGALLVKQQVVLDRAGQPGDGRTLLLAAAGAAVVLLPLLLLQRRLRAWCCVALAGIATALLYADLLYQRFFGDLLSLALAGAAHQVGDVRASVASLFEPGDIWFWIDLLAGAAIAAALPRLPGRTGRAATAAVAAGLAAALVAGGVAAAALVRGGGARFDQVFQNLALAREVGVVNFHAVDGARSLARRLWRPALEPADLDRAVAWFAERAPRRAGVGPWFGAATGANLLMVQAESLQGFVLGLEVDGQEVTPFLNRWAEGALLFGNATDQTAQGRSSDAELLTQVSLLPPPAGAAAFRFAGNHFTGLASALADRGHDTVSAVAFDGAFWNRRLTLRAYGFAENLFEDAFVEGEVLGWGLNDRDFFRQMAGRLAAGPQPSCALLLTLGLHHPFEGFPERLEELSLGELEGSPIGNYLHTMRFFDRAFAALIGELEASGLAERTVVVVWGDHDAGLEWTPRLAAMAGQRHDAAGWYSSQRVPLLIRAPGVAGLAGVLDLPAGHQDVAPTVLALLGVDPAPYPFIGRNLLGSPGNDPVVGEYGCWQDGSRLYLQGGGRLEDGDCFELPGLRELEPAACAAGFAEARRQAEVSALVLEHDLQQEIRERLLGAAGSGW; from the coding sequence ATGCAGGAGACCCCGGCAGCTCACGGTGCTCTCACGCTTCGGGTGCTGGTCGCGCTGGTGTCGCTCGCGGCGCCTGCGGCGGCGGGACCGGGGGTGGTCGAGGTCGCGCGGCACGAGGTCCCCGGGGAGCTGGAGGCCGGCGTCCGCGTCACGGTCCCAGTCGAGCTCCTGAACCACGGTGGCCAGGCGTGGGATCCGGACAGCGGCTACGCGCTGTCCTACCACTGGCTCGACGGCGCCGGCGCCGTCATCGTGTGGGACGGGGCGCGGACCGCGCTGCCGCAGCCACTGGCGCCCGGCGACAGCCTGCGGCTCGACGCCGTCCTCGAGGTGCCGCTTCGCGAGGGGCGTCATCTGCTGCAGTGGGACATGGTCCAGGACGGGGTGCGGTGGCTCGCCGAGATCGACCCGTCACCGCCGCTCCCGATTCCGGTGACCATCCGCGCCGGGTACGCCTTCTCGGTGGTTCGAGGGCGAGCTCCGCGGTGGCTGCGGGCCGGCTGCGAGGCGACGCGCCGGCTGCGTGTCCGCAACGAGGGGTCGGTGAGCTGGCCGGCCGGCGACCGCTTCGCCGTCAGCTTTCACTGGCTCGACGCCAGCGGCGATCCGGTGGTCTGGGACGGCGCGCGGACGCCGCTGCCGCAGGCCGTCGAGCCCGGCGGGGAGCTGCCGCTGGAGGTTCGACTGCGCGCGCCGCAGCGGCTCGGCAGCTACCGCCTCCAGTGGGACATGGTGCACGAGGGTGTCGCCTGGTTCAGCGAGCGCGACCCGTCGCCTGAACCTCTCCACACGGTCATGGTGGTCACGTCCCCCTTCTCGAGCCCGCCGCTCTGGGCGGCGGCGAGCCTGGCGGCCGCGCTGCTCGTGGTGGTGATCGTGCGGCGAGGCGGCGGCGGCTGGCCGCTGGGGCTGGCCGGAGTCGCTGACGTCGTCTGGTGCGGCGGCGCGCTGCTCGTCAAGCAGCAGGTCGTGCTCGACCGGGCCGGACAGCCGGGGGACGGGAGGACGCTGCTGCTGGCGGCGGCGGGCGCGGCGGTCGTGCTGCTGCCGCTCCTGCTGCTGCAGCGCCGGCTTCGGGCGTGGTGCTGCGTCGCGCTCGCCGGCATCGCGACCGCGCTGCTGTACGCCGACCTCCTTTACCAGCGCTTCTTCGGCGACCTGCTGTCGCTGGCGCTCGCTGGCGCCGCCCATCAAGTGGGCGACGTGCGGGCGAGCGTCGCCAGCCTGTTCGAGCCGGGCGACATCTGGTTCTGGATCGACCTCCTGGCCGGCGCCGCCATCGCGGCGGCGCTGCCCCGGCTCCCCGGTCGGACCGGGCGCGCGGCCACTGCCGCGGTCGCCGCGGGACTGGCGGCGGCGCTGGTCGCCGGTGGGGTGGCGGCGGCCGCGCTGGTTCGCGGCGGCGGCGCGCGATTCGACCAGGTGTTCCAGAATCTGGCGCTGGCCCGCGAGGTCGGCGTCGTCAACTTCCACGCCGTGGACGGCGCCAGGAGCCTGGCGAGGCGGCTGTGGCGGCCGGCGCTCGAGCCGGCCGATCTCGACCGTGCGGTCGCCTGGTTTGCGGAGCGCGCGCCCCGCCGCGCGGGCGTCGGTCCCTGGTTCGGCGCCGCGACGGGCGCCAACCTGCTGATGGTCCAGGCGGAGTCCCTGCAGGGTTTCGTGCTCGGCCTCGAGGTGGACGGCCAGGAGGTGACGCCGTTCCTCAACCGCTGGGCCGAGGGCGCGCTGCTGTTCGGCAACGCCACCGACCAGACCGCGCAAGGCCGGTCGTCCGACGCCGAGCTCCTCACCCAGGTCTCGCTGCTGCCGCCGCCCGCGGGCGCGGCGGCCTTCCGCTTCGCCGGCAACCACTTCACCGGCCTCGCCTCGGCGCTCGCGGACCGCGGCCACGACACCGTGTCGGCGGTGGCCTTCGACGGCGCGTTCTGGAACCGTCGGCTGACGCTCCGGGCGTACGGCTTCGCCGAGAACCTGTTCGAGGACGCCTTTGTCGAGGGCGAGGTCCTCGGCTGGGGCCTCAACGACCGCGACTTCTTCCGGCAGATGGCGGGAAGGCTCGCCGCCGGGCCGCAGCCGTCCTGCGCCCTGTTGCTGACGCTCGGGCTGCACCACCCCTTCGAGGGCTTCCCGGAGCGGCTCGAGGAGCTCTCGCTCGGCGAGCTCGAGGGCAGCCCGATCGGCAATTACCTGCACACCATGCGCTTCTTCGACCGCGCGTTCGCCGCGCTGATCGGCGAGCTCGAGGCGTCCGGTCTCGCCGAGCGGACGGTGGTGGTGGTGTGGGGCGACCACGACGCCGGTCTCGAGTGGACGCCCCGCCTCGCGGCCATGGCGGGCCAGCGCCACGACGCCGCCGGCTGGTACTCAAGCCAGCGCGTGCCGCTGCTGATCCGCGCTCCCGGCGTCGCCGGCCTGGCCGGGGTGCTCGACCTGCCGGCCGGCCACCAGGACGTGGCGCCAACCGTGCTCGCCCTGCTCGGGGTCGATCCGGCGCCCTACCCGTTCATCGGCCGCAACCTGCTCGGCAGCCCGGGCAACGACCCGGTGGTCGGCGAGTACGGGTGCTGGCAGGACGGCAGCCGCCTCTACCTGCAGGGGGGCGGCCGCCTCGAGGACGGCGACTGCTTCGAGCTGCCCGGCCTGCGCGAGCTCGAGCCGGCCGCCTGCGCCGCCGGCTTTGCGGAGGCCCGGCGCCAGGCCGAGGTGTCCGCGCTCGTCCTCGAGCACGACCTCCAGCAGGAGATCCGGGAGCGGCTGCTCGGAGCAGCCGGGAGCGGGTGGTGA
- the recA gene encoding recombinase RecA: MSSKADKLKALETAIGQIERQFGKGAVMRMGDRPRVPIGAIPSGSIALDAALGIGGVPRGRIVEIYGPEASGKTSLALHVIANAQRTGGLAAFIDAEHALDPEYAGKLGVNLDELLISQPDFGEQALEIAETLIRSGSVDVIVVDSVAALVPRAELEGDMGDAQMGLQARLMSQALRKLAGIVSKSKTCLVFINQVREKIGVIFGNPETTTGGRALKFYASVRIDIRRTSSIKQGDEVIGSRTKAKVAKNKVAVPFKVAEFDILYGEGISRTGELLDLGVEHHIVQKSGSWYALGETRIGQGREAARTHLVEHPDVADEIEYKVREKLGLIPTKETQPSEPAD; the protein is encoded by the coding sequence ATGAGCAGCAAGGCTGACAAGCTGAAAGCGCTGGAGACCGCGATCGGCCAGATCGAGCGCCAGTTCGGCAAGGGCGCGGTGATGCGGATGGGCGATCGGCCGCGAGTCCCGATCGGCGCCATTCCCTCGGGATCGATCGCGCTCGACGCCGCGCTCGGCATCGGCGGCGTCCCGCGCGGCCGCATCGTCGAGATCTACGGCCCCGAGGCGTCCGGGAAGACCAGCCTGGCGCTGCACGTGATCGCCAACGCGCAGCGGACCGGGGGTCTGGCGGCGTTCATCGACGCCGAGCACGCGCTCGACCCGGAGTACGCCGGCAAGCTCGGGGTCAACCTCGATGAGCTGCTGATCTCGCAGCCGGACTTCGGCGAGCAGGCGCTGGAGATCGCGGAGACGCTGATCCGGTCGGGCTCGGTCGACGTGATCGTGGTCGACTCGGTGGCCGCCCTGGTGCCGCGGGCCGAGCTCGAGGGCGACATGGGCGACGCTCAGATGGGCCTCCAGGCCCGGCTGATGTCGCAGGCCCTGCGCAAGCTCGCGGGCATCGTGTCCAAGTCGAAGACCTGCCTGGTCTTCATCAACCAGGTCCGGGAGAAGATCGGGGTCATCTTCGGCAACCCGGAGACCACCACCGGCGGCCGCGCCCTCAAGTTCTACGCCTCGGTGCGCATCGACATCCGCCGCACCAGCTCGATCAAGCAGGGCGACGAGGTGATCGGCAGCCGGACCAAGGCCAAGGTGGCGAAGAACAAGGTCGCGGTGCCGTTCAAGGTGGCCGAGTTCGACATCCTGTACGGCGAGGGGATCTCGCGCACCGGCGAGCTCCTCGACCTCGGCGTCGAGCACCACATCGTGCAGAAGTCGGGGTCGTGGTACGCGCTGGGCGAGACCCGGATCGGACAGGGCCGAGAGGCGGCGCGCACCCACCTCGTCGAGCACCCGGACGTCGCCGACGAGATCGAGTACAAGGTGCGGGAGAAGCTGGGGCTGATCCCGACCAAGGAGACGCAGCCGTCCGAGCCGGCCGACTGA
- a CDS encoding thioredoxin domain-containing protein yields MMHRYLWVLVGALVAAAAGLAADAPPPVQDPAFLRYIERAIAYYPDSTFRITSNERGRTASGAYRLVEVERVCASDQLTGSTTVVVDDVADMAWFGSAAKMPALDGALDPAALRTYVEQFLPDAIRGSLRLNVAVDWSDPPCRAGALLPFWLKIDSGYGEYRRAAAVTADGAYAVMGPVYPSDVDLVRFRQELLGSSDLVVWDRVEDEGAPVSIVEFSDLECPACRLTWPTVKQAIDGNGGRAKHGMVSFPLTTIHPWAFRSASASWCISAQRPSLLLPFKELFYELQTEMEISQVTPTARDFVAANGLDEVAFNDCYLKQPSLDAVHRQLTLGQAMGVNATPTYFVNGWMVMGLGSDPAWFSAMIERLAAGEEP; encoded by the coding sequence ATGATGCACAGGTACCTGTGGGTGCTGGTCGGCGCGCTGGTCGCCGCGGCCGCTGGGCTCGCGGCCGATGCGCCGCCGCCTGTCCAGGATCCGGCGTTCCTGCGCTACATCGAGCGGGCGATCGCCTACTACCCGGACTCGACCTTCCGCATCACTTCCAACGAGCGCGGCCGCACCGCCTCGGGTGCCTACCGGCTGGTCGAGGTGGAGCGCGTCTGCGCCAGCGACCAGCTGACCGGATCGACGACCGTGGTCGTCGACGACGTCGCCGACATGGCCTGGTTCGGGAGCGCCGCCAAGATGCCGGCGCTCGACGGCGCGCTCGACCCCGCCGCGCTGCGCACCTACGTCGAGCAGTTCCTCCCGGACGCCATTCGGGGCAGCCTGCGACTGAACGTCGCCGTGGACTGGAGCGATCCCCCGTGCCGCGCCGGCGCCCTGCTGCCGTTCTGGCTGAAGATCGACAGCGGCTACGGCGAGTACCGGAGGGCCGCCGCGGTGACGGCGGACGGCGCCTACGCGGTGATGGGGCCGGTCTATCCGAGCGACGTCGACCTGGTCCGCTTCCGCCAGGAGCTGCTCGGCTCGAGCGATCTCGTGGTCTGGGACCGGGTCGAGGACGAGGGCGCGCCGGTCTCCATCGTCGAGTTCTCCGACCTCGAGTGCCCGGCGTGCCGCCTCACCTGGCCGACCGTCAAGCAGGCCATCGATGGGAATGGGGGCCGGGCCAAGCATGGCATGGTGAGCTTCCCGCTGACGACCATCCACCCGTGGGCCTTCCGCTCGGCCTCCGCCTCGTGGTGCATCAGCGCGCAGCGCCCGAGCCTTCTCCTGCCGTTCAAGGAGCTGTTCTACGAGCTCCAGACCGAGATGGAGATCTCGCAGGTGACGCCGACTGCGCGCGACTTCGTTGCCGCCAACGGGCTCGACGAGGTCGCGTTCAACGACTGCTACCTGAAGCAGCCCTCGCTCGACGCCGTCCACCGGCAGCTCACCCTCGGCCAGGCGATGGGGGTGAACGCGACGCCGACCTACTTCGTCAACGGCTGGATGGTGATGGGGCTGGGCTCCGATCCGGCGTGGTTTTCGGCCATGATCGAGCGCCTCGCGGCCGGTGAGGAGCCGTAA